A segment of the Lolium perenne isolate Kyuss_39 chromosome 3, Kyuss_2.0, whole genome shotgun sequence genome:
AATATTTTTCAGATGCTCCTTCTAGCATCCTAGTAAATCCTGTAGCTGGTAAGTTTGGTTGGTTGGTGTTGTTTGTTTGCAAATGAAGCTTCTATCTAGTTTGAACTGTTAGTTGCACTTCAAATGTTTGGTTGCGATGAGCTCCTGGCATGGCTAGGAAATTTATACTCCAGTTTGTGCATCTACTTGTGAATTCTACAGAAATAGTCACTCACTGCAATGTACCATGTACTTCTATCCTCACAAAGTAAATTTGTACTTAGGTGATATTCTGGAGGCGAAGAAGTACCTTGGCGCATGCTTTCCTCACATCTCTAAATTGATCGATGATAATCCCACTATAGCACATGGCACTTATGAGTATCTCCTTACATCTCTGCAGGAATACTTTGATGGTAATGATTTATTTGCACTACTTTATATTCAAACTAATTGGGTGTACCGAATTGAAGGTTTTCTCATTTATGTGGTACAGGTGAAGAACTTGATCTGTCCATTGATACTAAGCATTATTTGGCGTCTTTAGCTTGCTTCAGGCTGATGAATTTGAAGGCAACGAATTTGGGTTTTATCATCACTATTGTTGAGTCCTTTGTATCAGATTTGGAAAGGAAAAGAGATCACTTGATGGAGCGACCATGATTTTTGAGTCGCTGAGTCAAGTCAAATCGCCAAGGCTGAGACTCCTGACTTGCTGACTTGACTCAGCGACTAGGGCTTGTATAGTCGCCCCAAGTCGCCTGCAGTAAACGACCAAAATACTCTCATTTGCGAAGCCCATTAAGGCCACATGAGCAAAATTGGCGTGGTCATCTATCCCAGCCAGGCTGACCAGGCCCAGCACGGCCCAGCTAACAACTCCCAGGCTCACCTCTCACTTAACCTAGCAATTACATGAATCGATCCTCCAAGCGCCGCCAGCCGCACTCAGGCACGCAAGCTCGCTCGAGCCTCTCACCTCTCCCCTATTCTTCCTCTGCGACGCCGGCGAGGAGCAGCGGCGACCGGCGGCAGACGGCGGCGGCTCGAGCCTCTCCTCCTGAGCTCAGCCCTTTCTTTCCCATCCCATCCCCTTCTCTCTGAAATACCGACACAGGGAGAGATCCCCCACAAAAATTTTCTGGCTGACAAACAGGGGTGACCGACGACTATTCCCCGCCGAGGTATAGTCGCTGTATAGCCGCCGGCGAGCCAGGAAGTCGCGCGACTCGCTCGCTGAGTCAAGTCGCTAGTGCGGCTCGTCCATGGCAGAACGACTTGGCGATTAGTCGGCGATTAGTCGCCGACTCAAAAATCATGGGAGCGACTCACGCTCCCAACATTGATAGGTGCTGCTTCTGCAAACTAGGGTAAATTTCACTAATCCCATACCCTTTACAACTTCAGCTCTATGTTCAACTTATTGGCTGACACCTTAGCGCAAAAATCGCCAAACAAAAAAAGTTATGTTTGTTGAGCACACCATTACATAGCATACCAAGCAAGAAAAAATGAATACATGGATATAGTCACAGTAGTACTCTACCCGTTTGTTCAACACATCAATCCACGCGTTGCTGCAAGAGATGTGCAACTGCTCTTGAAGTCTTGAGTAGTTCCATCTGATTTCTTTGCCACTTAATTTGCATTTAAATTTTGCATTCCCTCCACTAGCACTACTTGATATATCCAAGCAAATGTAGTAAGTCTAAGCTGGTTTTAGTAAACAAAATCAATAAGTAGGACCTGCTCTGCTGCACCTTCACCACCGCCTCGCCTGGCTTGTGAGCGGGGCGCGGGAGGTGGCCTTacgaatttttttgaaatcttaaTATGGCCATTGATGTGTCCTTACATCTTGTGCAGTCCTCGCTGATGAAAGTCTGGAACTGAACAAATATTGTTGCTGGTTACTGCTTGATTTTTTCAATTCATGAAAGCTGTATCTGAAAATGAACTCAGTTGTAGTTATCACCTGATAGTGTTGCATTCTGATACTGTGCTTTGTGCATTTGTTTTGTAGGTCCGGTGATCACCATGTTGCACATGAAGGGAGTCTGTCTCGGTAGTCATAGTCCTCTTTCATTGCTACTTCGTCCAGTTTGTCGGAATCGAAACTGAGATGTTAGCTCAATGTGCCCGTAAACATGGTGTCCGGAGGGCAAGTTGGGCAGCTTTAGGCAACAATGCTCACATGCCTGAATATTTTCGTGAAACTTGTGATGTTGTTGTGCACTCGTGCCCCTAGTTTCTAGTGATGCTATTGTCGCGGTATTTGTTAGTTGCTCGTCTTTTGGTAACCGTTGAATCAAACTATACTGAAATTTGAATTATGTCTGCCATTTTGGGTTTACATCATTGGCAAGGAGATTTTTTTGTTTGAACTGAAGGAGATGAGTTGGAGCTCTTAGGCTAAATGTAGGCTCGTTGCATGGACCGTCCATGTTGTAAATTTTGAtgatgtgatatctgtcagagttAAAGCATAGCAAACATTGATGTGGTGTTGCTGGCTTTGCTGGAACTGTCGTGAATTAGTCTGGCGAGCTCGAAAATGGCTATGTCAAGGTCCTGACAAGCTCAAAATTTTGACATTGATTGAATCATATATTCCTTATTTTATAGTTCAGACATACTGCACAAACTTTAATATCTTGAATCAGCGCTGGTCCAGCAGTTCCATTGAACTCCCTAGTAGAAAGGATTACATGTGGCTGGCTCACATGCGATCAGGCTTTTCTCAAACATAAATTGATAAATACGATTGCTGAAATTTTCTTAGATTAGTAAGCTCCTGGAATACGTACACAaataaacaaacaaacaaagcttcAAGGCCCTTCAGAAGATCTCAATCTGCACATCAGGGTAGTCTTCAGGCAAAATGTTCTTCAAGACACATTCCCTGCCCGTTTTTATGTCAATATCTAACCCTGCCCAGTATCCAAAGACACGATCATATGCTGTCACCCTCGGTTCTATGGACATGCCCCTCAGAGCCACCGCATTGTCAAGGATGTACAATACCAGCTCAAGCTGACCATTTACGCCGATAAACCCTGAAACCTCGACCTGCTCAAGATGACGGTGGGTGCATGGCTGAATGTGCCAGTAAGCTTCAGGTACATTGTTTAAAAAGCCCGTCGACACATGTGGAAGCATCTGGAAATATAAAAGTtgttgaaagttagataacaacacaatcaagattaaAAATCAAAACTTACAGTCATCCTCAGTTTAAATTTATCCAACCATTCGAATTACAGTTCCATGTAGTTGGATCTAGAAAAACAAGTGTATCACATACTATGGAAATTTTAAAGTGACAATCATCAAGCAGCCTGAGTTTGTCCCGAAGATAAACAAGAGACATGCACCAGAGGTAGACGGACACTTACATTCAACTCGAGCCTTTGCAGGTGATGGGCCACCTCTAGAAGATTCGCTAAACGAAGAATCCCATTTCGGTTTCTTGAGTCACCCAGAATACTTACAGTCACCTCCAGTTTTATCAAATGATTGTACTTCACCAGACATCTTGAGAATCCAAACACCTACAAGGTCACCAAAACGGCATTTAGTTTACAGAAATGGAAATAAAACAAGCATGCATATCATCAGGCTGGTTGGCAAAGTACCTCAGTGTTTATGCAAGTTCTCACAGACAGTGTCTCCACATGAGACAGGGTCTTTGGAAGTTCAGTTAAGACATGTTCAAGAGTGTCGTCATACCCCATGAGCGCCACGGTGGCTTGTGTTAACTTCATGGATTCACTGAGTGTAATGGGTATGGCCTGACCCGAATAGTCCAATTTCGTTAGATTAGGAGCATTGAATTCCATACCCCGCGGCAGACACTCCCGAACAGATAAATAACTTAGCCGGCAGAGTGGTTGCTGCACTTTCAGATTAGGCATCGGGCAACAACGACTCAAGCGCAAACACTCCAATGCATTGCACTTGGACAAGAGCAGATCAAGATTTCCTCCCAACATGTAAACATACTCGAGATCCAGCACCCTAAGGTTTGCAAAACCATCGAAATCGTGCGGTGGCTTCAAAGACACGCAGCCAAGCTGAAGCATCTCGATGCAAGATGCACACTGACTGCTAAACATACGAACCGGCAAGGTGTATGTTTCCTCCCAAGACCTCACAGAACCCTTGTGCAACACCGGGCGCAAATTAACAGAAAGTATAGACGCCTTCGAATCAAGCGCGAAATTGAGCCATGGATCCAGATATTTCGCGTGCCTTATGTCGAGAGTAAACGCAATCTTAAACCTCCTTAGCCTTGTACCGTCGTGGGATTCCAAGATAGCATTGACACGCCGGATGAACCTgtgcctcctcctcctgctcctgctgCCGGGCTCGCGGTTCAGGATCGTAGGACCGTCGaagcataagtcaggatggcatcTCCAGAGCCGTCTCCAGGTTGTCGACACGCAACTGGTCCTGACAGCATCCTTCAGTGTCAGCCTTGATACTATGTCATGCATAATACCCTGGATGGGGATAGATTGAAAATTTAGTACAAGTTATTAGAGCAAAAAAGAAGTTATGTTGAAATCTGATGTCCTTGGACCTACCTCAGGAAGACTGTCGATAAGAGGCTCAGATCTGCTTCTTTTAGACGAAACAGCTGATCTCATGTTTGCAGGGTGTTGGCGTCTGCTCGACATTATTTTCGCATGAGCTGCTGCTGCAGACTGAATTGATAAATTATGGTCAGTACCTAGTCATACTGAAACTGATACTCTGATGGAGTTTCCTATAGCAGATTATAAAATCAGTGCTTTCTTTTAGGGAGAAGAAAGACCGACGGATTGGTGTGATTAGTTGAGCACTA
Coding sequences within it:
- the LOC127345260 gene encoding F-box/FBD/LRR-repeat protein At1g13570, whose amino-acid sequence is MSSRRQHPANMRSAVSSKRSRSEPLIDSLPEGIMHDIVSRLTLKDAVRTSCVSTTWRRLWRCHPDLCFDGPTILNREPGSRSRRRRHRFIRRVNAILESHDGTRLRRFKIAFTLDIRHAKYLDPWLNFALDSKASILSVNLRPVLHKGSVRSWEETYTLPVRMFSSQCASCIEMLQLGCVSLKPPHDFDGFANLRVLDLEYVYMLGGNLDLLLSKCNALECLRLSRCCPMPNLKVQQPLCRLSYLSVRECLPRGMEFNAPNLTKLDYSGQAIPITLSESMKLTQATVALMGYDDTLEHVLTELPKTLSHVETLSVRTCINTEVFGFSRCLVKYNHLIKLEVTVSILGDSRNRNGILRLANLLEVAHHLQRLELNMLPHVSTGFLNNVPEAYWHIQPCTHRHLEQVEVSGFIGVNGQLELVLYILDNAVALRGMSIEPRVTAYDRVFGYWAGLDIDIKTGRECVLKNILPEDYPDVQIEIF